In Planctomycetota bacterium, a single window of DNA contains:
- a CDS encoding helix-turn-helix domain-containing protein → MDQTGRQANGREGTHDPKRVFSTGEAAAICKVSQQTIIRCFDAGRIGGFRVPGSKFRRIPREELLRFMRANNIPADLLEAHSPVGRVLFVSEAGPVADAWASAMGEGVHWRIARDAFEAGREVERFRPHVLVLAGAVPGLTERTLRERVQGEVAPGAVLALEPGLGTQDACAAIRRALEDASGGPTRS, encoded by the coding sequence GTGGACCAGACGGGACGACAAGCCAACGGGCGCGAGGGGACGCACGATCCCAAGCGCGTGTTCTCCACGGGCGAAGCCGCGGCGATCTGCAAGGTCAGCCAGCAGACCATCATCCGGTGCTTCGACGCGGGGCGGATCGGGGGCTTTCGGGTGCCCGGGAGCAAGTTCCGGCGCATCCCGCGCGAGGAGTTGCTCCGCTTCATGCGAGCGAACAACATCCCGGCGGACCTGCTCGAGGCGCACTCGCCCGTGGGGCGTGTGCTGTTCGTGAGCGAGGCCGGCCCCGTCGCCGATGCGTGGGCGAGCGCGATGGGCGAGGGCGTGCACTGGCGCATCGCGCGCGACGCCTTCGAGGCCGGTCGCGAGGTCGAACGATTCCGCCCCCACGTGCTGGTGCTCGCCGGCGCCGTGCCCGGGCTGACCGAACGCACCCTGCGCGAGCGGGTGCAGGGCGAGGTCGCCCCCGGCGCCGTGCTGGCCCTCGAGCCGGGCCTGGGCACGCAGGACGCGTGCGCCGCGATCCGCCGCGCGCTCGAGGATGCCTCGGGCGGCCCCACGCGCTCCTGA
- a CDS encoding HU family DNA-binding protein → MPTITKKDLVERISERTRLPRADVKRTLQEFLDLIIVELKRGNRLEFRDFGVFEVKTRAARLAQNPKTLQKVDVPAKRAVRFKVGRLMRESVELTPPPSATIAEVKVPVKVPANSQ, encoded by the coding sequence ATGCCGACGATCACCAAGAAGGACCTGGTGGAACGCATCTCCGAGCGGACGCGCCTGCCGCGCGCGGATGTGAAGCGCACCCTGCAGGAGTTCCTCGATCTGATCATCGTGGAGCTGAAGCGGGGCAACCGCCTGGAGTTCCGCGATTTCGGCGTGTTCGAGGTCAAGACGCGCGCCGCGCGCCTGGCCCAGAACCCCAAGACCCTGCAGAAGGTCGACGTCCCCGCCAAGCGGGCGGTGCGCTTCAAGGTCGGACGCCTCATGCGCGAGAGCGTCGAGCTGACCCCCCCGCCGTCGGCGACCATCGCCGAGGTGAAGGTGCCCGTCAAGGTGCCGGCGAACAGCCAGTAA
- the nadA gene encoding quinolinate synthase NadA, with protein sequence MLWQPSLPEAYRRLAPDDLARAIDARRAELGSRLVVLGHHYQTDEVVRHADHTGDSLKLSQIAAGLATQRPPDDALEFVVFCGVHFMAESADMLTPDRVRVILPDLSAGCSMADMAQYDDTVQAWDAMHASLREGGWGGRIIPVTYVNSSAAIKAFVGERGGACCTSSNAREVLRWALAGGERVASPGEDIRVLFLPDQHLGRNTAAKEGIDVARNSAVYDPRLARRGDELGGMTATALADARIILWAGHCSVHKLFRPEHCAQVRERDRAEGTSTTILVHPECAKEVVDLADLDGSTEFIIRTIRDAPAGSRWAVGTEVHLVSRLAREAAPRGVDVRILSDCQCLCTTMYRIDEPHLLWVLDNLVGSFEGRGGGKEGRPRVVNEIRVPPAVRDLALRALDRMLALSPRTPGTALRMAQAD encoded by the coding sequence ATGCTCTGGCAGCCGTCGCTCCCCGAGGCGTACCGGCGGCTTGCGCCCGATGACCTGGCGCGTGCCATCGATGCACGCCGCGCAGAACTCGGCTCGCGACTGGTCGTCCTCGGGCACCACTACCAGACCGACGAGGTCGTGCGCCACGCCGACCACACCGGCGACTCGCTGAAACTCTCGCAGATCGCCGCGGGCCTCGCGACGCAGCGCCCGCCCGACGACGCGCTCGAGTTCGTCGTCTTCTGCGGCGTGCACTTCATGGCCGAGTCCGCCGACATGCTCACGCCCGACCGCGTGCGCGTCATCCTCCCCGATCTCTCCGCCGGCTGCTCGATGGCCGACATGGCCCAGTACGACGACACCGTGCAGGCCTGGGACGCGATGCACGCGTCGCTCCGCGAGGGCGGCTGGGGCGGACGCATCATCCCCGTGACGTACGTCAACTCGTCCGCGGCGATCAAGGCCTTCGTCGGCGAGCGGGGCGGCGCCTGCTGCACCTCGAGCAACGCCCGCGAGGTGCTGCGATGGGCGTTGGCCGGGGGCGAACGCGTTGCGTCGCCCGGCGAGGACATCAGGGTGCTCTTCCTGCCCGATCAGCACCTGGGGCGCAACACCGCCGCCAAGGAGGGCATCGACGTCGCCCGCAACAGCGCCGTCTACGACCCGCGCCTGGCGCGCCGGGGCGACGAACTGGGCGGCATGACGGCGACCGCGCTCGCCGACGCGCGCATCATCCTCTGGGCCGGCCATTGCTCGGTGCACAAGCTCTTCCGCCCCGAGCACTGCGCGCAGGTGCGCGAGCGCGACCGCGCCGAGGGCACGAGCACCACGATCCTCGTCCACCCCGAGTGCGCGAAAGAGGTCGTCGACCTGGCCGACCTCGACGGCAGCACCGAGTTCATCATCCGCACGATCCGCGACGCCCCCGCCGGCTCACGCTGGGCGGTGGGCACCGAGGTGCACCTGGTCTCGCGCCTCGCGCGCGAGGCGGCCCCCCGGGGCGTCGACGTCCGCATCCTGTCCGATTGCCAGTGCCTCTGCACCACGATGTACCGCATCGACGAGCCCCACCTGCTCTGGGTGCTCGACAACCTCGTCGGATCGTTCGAGGGGCGGGGCGGGGGCAAGGAAGGGCGGCCCCGCGTCGTGAACGAGATCCGCGTGCCCCCCGCGGTGCGCGACCTCGCGCTCCGCGCCCTCGACCGCATGCTGGCGCTCTCGCCCCGAACGCCCGGCACCGCCCTGCGGATGGCCCAGGCCGACTAG
- a CDS encoding PilZ domain-containing protein, whose protein sequence is MSLEYTTERRRSPRQALTRPCKVYHVGSARYMPGTTRDVASGGALLAIDSPRPIEVGDVIDVHIGWDDRTLLSSASKVPARVMRVLRTDSPRQFVGVAFQGAVAGVRRLAA, encoded by the coding sequence ATGAGCCTGGAATACACGACCGAACGCCGCCGCAGTCCCCGCCAGGCGCTCACGCGCCCGTGCAAGGTCTACCACGTGGGGAGCGCGCGGTACATGCCGGGCACGACGCGCGACGTCGCGTCCGGCGGGGCGCTGCTCGCCATTGATTCACCCCGCCCCATCGAGGTCGGCGACGTCATCGACGTGCACATCGGCTGGGACGATCGCACGCTGCTCTCGAGCGCGAGCAAGGTGCCCGCCCGCGTCATGCGCGTGCTCCGCACCGATTCACCCCGCCAGTTCGTCGGCGTCGCCTTCCAGGGCGCCGTCGCGGGCGTGCGCCGTCTCGCGGCGTGA
- a CDS encoding glycosyltransferase, whose protein sequence is MSVLIPTHRRAAKLGACVGALARQHTDARFEVLVGVDGGDEGASARAAHDAWGDRPGLRVVDLPKGGPGAVRNALARLAAGALTILLNDDVVPEPTLLDAHVAARRTLADPRALVLGDAPWKRHTPDRLFDQVVRETSMVFFYDRMLPHWNDRDRDWGYRHAWTLNLSLPTDLLRETRFFEIDGTYGYDDIEFAYRARVPVFFRPGARVVHDHRIEPAEYLRREYHLGRTARVYAARFPEMCRDLFRRDILSPVEVDAARRHVHEGLTGLRRVCLWFLALADTPAGQMHDNITALYDAHLPLKRWAWRRGLLDALDDVAARDIVRELVGEPVTTD, encoded by the coding sequence GTGAGCGTGCTCATCCCGACGCACCGGCGAGCGGCGAAACTCGGCGCGTGCGTCGGGGCCCTCGCCCGCCAGCACACCGACGCCCGCTTCGAGGTGCTCGTCGGCGTCGACGGCGGGGACGAGGGCGCCTCGGCCCGCGCCGCCCACGACGCCTGGGGCGACCGGCCCGGCCTGCGGGTGGTCGACCTTCCCAAAGGCGGCCCGGGCGCCGTGCGCAATGCGCTCGCCCGTCTGGCCGCGGGCGCGCTCACGATCCTCCTCAACGACGACGTCGTGCCCGAGCCGACGCTGCTGGACGCGCACGTCGCGGCCCGGCGCACGCTCGCCGATCCGCGGGCGCTCGTCCTGGGCGACGCGCCGTGGAAGCGCCACACGCCCGACCGGCTCTTCGACCAGGTCGTGCGAGAGACCTCGATGGTGTTCTTCTACGACCGCATGCTCCCGCACTGGAACGACCGCGACCGCGACTGGGGCTACCGGCACGCGTGGACGCTCAACCTCTCGCTGCCGACGGACCTGCTGCGCGAGACACGCTTCTTCGAGATCGACGGCACGTACGGGTACGACGACATCGAGTTCGCGTATCGCGCGCGCGTGCCCGTGTTCTTCCGCCCGGGGGCGCGCGTCGTGCACGACCACCGCATCGAACCCGCCGAGTACCTGCGCCGCGAGTACCACCTCGGACGCACCGCGCGGGTGTACGCGGCACGCTTCCCGGAGATGTGCCGCGACTTGTTCCGACGCGACATCCTCTCGCCGGTCGAGGTCGACGCCGCCCGGCGCCACGTGCACGAGGGCCTCACCGGGCTCCGGCGCGTGTGCCTGTGGTTCCTCGCGCTCGCCGACACGCCCGCCGGGCAGATGCACGACAACATCACGGCCTTGTACGACGCGCACCTGCCCCTCAAACGCTGGGCCTGGCGGCGCGGGCTGCTCGACGCCCTCGACGACGTCGCGGCGCGCGACATCGTGCGTGAACTGGTCGGCGAGCCGGTGACGACGGACTGA
- a CDS encoding glycosyltransferase family 4 protein: MTAAFLVALPSGLVVSGVASWAVRLLGALVARGRPCGLILHASPARHPPLAIDLDPRIRVTDLRDRPPLEDAGGEVDAFVAPYAHAAATLAAEARGVVISPNLLGDCYAIAARAAQAQPAARIVGWLHSDIPYEYHVQAHFAPIISRFVPASRTLERTLASRLPDRAGDIVRIPHGVEMPGAIPVRPAYPGRPLRLVYAGRLDHTPKRVLALVAASDALTRRGFSHELAIVGDGPATPDVERAIRGKPAIVRLHAQPPARVLGLLAHADVALLASTFEGLSLAVIEAMSRGCVPVVTRTDSGDELIDDGVSGVIVDAGPEQPIAAVGEQLASGIERAAGDLARLRTGAFERARGAFAIDRQADAVGRLLDDVALGPARTWPAERPCAFAGAGGGSVPPAGEVRLRAVLAGLSGRALAVHGTGRHTIELRHVLEPLAHAPAGATRIVAFIDDDPARQGGTLWGVPVVAPERAGESGATDVVVSSWINQRAILSRRRVYEGQGLRVHAIYPGE; the protein is encoded by the coding sequence ATGACCGCCGCCTTCCTCGTCGCGCTGCCCTCGGGGTTGGTCGTGTCCGGCGTCGCGTCGTGGGCGGTGCGCCTGCTGGGCGCGCTCGTGGCCCGCGGACGCCCGTGCGGGCTCATCCTCCACGCCTCGCCCGCGCGCCACCCCCCGCTCGCGATCGACCTGGACCCGCGCATCCGCGTCACCGACCTGCGCGATCGCCCGCCCCTCGAAGACGCCGGGGGCGAGGTCGACGCGTTCGTCGCGCCCTACGCGCACGCCGCGGCGACGCTCGCGGCCGAAGCGCGGGGCGTCGTGATCAGCCCGAATCTCCTGGGCGACTGCTACGCGATCGCCGCCCGCGCCGCGCAGGCCCAGCCCGCCGCCCGCATCGTCGGCTGGCTCCACAGCGACATCCCGTACGAGTACCACGTGCAGGCGCACTTCGCGCCGATCATCTCGCGCTTCGTGCCCGCGAGCCGCACCTTGGAGCGCACGCTCGCCTCGCGCCTGCCCGACCGCGCGGGCGACATCGTCCGCATCCCGCACGGGGTCGAGATGCCCGGGGCCATCCCCGTGCGCCCGGCGTACCCGGGGCGCCCGCTGCGCCTCGTCTACGCCGGGCGGCTGGACCACACGCCCAAGCGCGTGCTGGCGCTGGTCGCGGCGAGCGACGCGCTCACGCGGCGCGGGTTCTCGCACGAGCTCGCGATCGTCGGCGACGGGCCCGCGACGCCCGACGTCGAGCGCGCCATCCGGGGCAAGCCGGCGATCGTGCGACTGCACGCGCAGCCCCCGGCCCGCGTGCTCGGGCTGCTGGCGCACGCGGACGTCGCGCTGCTCGCGTCGACCTTCGAGGGGCTGTCGCTCGCGGTGATCGAGGCCATGAGCCGCGGCTGCGTGCCCGTCGTCACCCGCACCGACTCGGGCGACGAACTCATCGACGACGGCGTGTCGGGCGTGATCGTCGACGCGGGCCCCGAACAGCCGATCGCGGCGGTGGGGGAGCAGTTGGCCTCGGGGATCGAGCGTGCGGCGGGAGATCTCGCGCGACTGCGCACCGGCGCGTTCGAACGCGCGCGCGGCGCGTTCGCGATTGATCGCCAGGCCGACGCCGTCGGACGCCTGCTGGACGACGTCGCGTTGGGGCCGGCGCGCACGTGGCCCGCGGAGCGCCCGTGCGCGTTCGCCGGCGCCGGGGGCGGGTCGGTGCCGCCGGCGGGCGAGGTGCGCCTGCGCGCGGTGCTCGCCGGTCTGTCGGGGCGCGCGCTGGCGGTGCACGGCACGGGACGCCACACCATCGAACTGCGCCACGTGCTCGAGCCCCTCGCGCACGCCCCGGCTGGCGCGACGCGCATCGTCGCGTTCATCGACGACGATCCCGCGAGGCAGGGCGGCACGCTCTGGGGCGTGCCCGTCGTGGCGCCCGAGCGCGCCGGCGAATCCGGCGCGACCGACGTCGTGGTGTCGTCGTGGATCAACCAGCGCGCGATCCTCTCCCGCCGCCGCGTGTACGAGGGCCAGGGCCTGCGCGTGCACGCGATCTACCCGGGCGAGTAA
- a CDS encoding HAD hydrolase family protein has product MSKRPRSAPAKAPPSKAAPSKAALRRVALLVFDFDGVMTDNRVLVMEDGREGVFCNRSDGLGIGLLRDAGLPMLVMSKERNPVVAARCRKLRLDCVQGVDDKVTELRRRCGDLGLALARVAYVGNDVNDEACMRAVGMPIAVADAWPAARRAAKFITTRPGGHGAVREICDWFLGALSK; this is encoded by the coding sequence GTGAGCAAGCGCCCCCGCTCGGCGCCGGCCAAGGCCCCGCCGTCCAAGGCCGCGCCGTCCAAGGCCGCGCTGCGCCGCGTGGCGCTGCTGGTCTTCGACTTCGACGGCGTGATGACCGACAACCGCGTGCTGGTGATGGAGGACGGGCGCGAGGGCGTGTTCTGCAACCGCTCCGACGGGCTGGGCATCGGCCTGCTGCGCGACGCCGGCCTGCCGATGCTCGTGATGAGCAAGGAGCGCAACCCGGTGGTCGCGGCCCGATGCCGCAAACTCCGCCTGGACTGCGTGCAGGGCGTGGACGACAAGGTGACCGAACTCCGCCGGCGCTGCGGCGACCTGGGCCTGGCGCTCGCGCGCGTCGCGTACGTGGGCAACGACGTGAACGACGAGGCGTGCATGCGCGCCGTGGGCATGCCCATCGCCGTGGCCGACGCGTGGCCCGCCGCCCGGCGCGCCGCGAAGTTCATCACCACGCGTCCGGGCGGGCACGGGGCCGTCCGCGAGATCTGCGACTGGTTCCTGGGCGCGCTGTCGAAGTAG
- a CDS encoding class I SAM-dependent methyltransferase — protein MLRLIVSGCAGLDVRGWSTVGPFDGADLRLDPGEREWPLADGVVDCVYVRDVVEFLSPEQCETFFREVRRVVRPGGLRESADGSAPFEGGLVRVVFPDMPAALRAAADREVDFFAVASAARATKDGTWAERLSRWLYAPRADGRPRAWAPDDESIAALLKRAGFEGVYRAAGGKSLHPAMREVTRTENMPDVLFSEAWRSAEAARRAA, from the coding sequence GTGCTGCGGCTGATCGTGTCAGGGTGTGCCGGACTGGACGTGCGCGGGTGGTCCACCGTCGGGCCGTTCGACGGGGCCGACCTGCGCCTGGACCCGGGCGAGCGCGAGTGGCCACTGGCGGACGGCGTCGTGGACTGCGTGTACGTGCGCGACGTGGTGGAGTTCCTCTCGCCCGAGCAGTGCGAGACCTTCTTCCGCGAGGTCCGTCGCGTCGTGCGCCCCGGCGGGCTGCGCGAGTCGGCGGACGGCTCGGCCCCGTTCGAGGGCGGGCTCGTGCGCGTCGTCTTCCCCGACATGCCCGCCGCGCTGCGCGCCGCGGCAGATCGCGAGGTTGACTTCTTCGCCGTCGCGTCGGCGGCCCGCGCCACCAAGGACGGCACGTGGGCCGAGCGGCTCTCGCGCTGGCTATACGCACCCCGCGCCGACGGACGCCCGCGCGCCTGGGCGCCCGATGACGAGAGCATCGCCGCCCTGCTGAAGCGCGCCGGCTTCGAGGGCGTCTATCGCGCCGCGGGTGGAAAGAGCCTGCACCCGGCGATGCGCGAGGTGACCCGCACCGAGAACATGCCCGACGTGCTCTTCAGCGAGGCCTGGCGCAGTGCCGAGGCCGCCCGGAGGGCGGCGTGA
- a CDS encoding glycosyltransferase, with the protein MSAAPPTRVYLCSGDGTGWAVDEDRRLTAMALARVATLVPTPPEAEVIHACWWEPLMALPADAVRGRAVVCHMAGDPARVLSEPRFRGAVRRVTTWIAQSRGALEKLRTLGLACAYVPYAIDPAWLHAPGGEATGDAQASAWASGVRARLPEGAYVIANFHRDTAGPGYRGGGVGNWVPKLVKGPDLFVEILAELRRRGRNVAALLAGPRRHWVRERLRERAVPYAFAGHETPDDDYPGAILPAAKILALYRGADLCLVTSRSEGGPRAVLEASALGVPVLSTPVGLAPDVLSPECLYTDVVEAVEKIEADIESRAGASAPDAGGTLARFAPAHREIVRARHTPDANVLRFVEVYANAAREAAARSTPSPITSAASVRSPARVAPPRREGVVSFWNNFTPPPWGGGNQFMMALMHAAQRRGVRVAANGQSPGEGRDAGAALRASDFAGHIVNSVQFPIDAFERLVEPGSVRVVHRIDGPISTLRGTPESLEQDRRCFDFNARYASATVIQSWHTLTNIAALGFDVVNPVLVLNACDPAIFRRAERLRRPGERLRVIATSWSPSPGKGAPVYEWLDRNLDFERFDVTFVGNCPVAMRRVRVVEPQPSERLADLLREHDVYLTASRNDPCSNALIEGLACGLPAVYLDSGGHPELAGLGGVAFRRPSEIPAALERIRRHYDVYRNLIVTEPLDEVCDKYLALLLDDRVYQV; encoded by the coding sequence ATGAGCGCCGCCCCGCCGACGCGCGTGTACCTCTGTTCCGGCGACGGCACGGGCTGGGCGGTGGACGAGGACCGGCGATTGACCGCGATGGCCCTGGCGCGCGTCGCGACGCTCGTGCCCACGCCGCCCGAGGCGGAGGTGATCCACGCGTGCTGGTGGGAGCCGCTGATGGCGCTGCCCGCCGACGCGGTGCGCGGGCGGGCGGTGGTGTGCCACATGGCGGGCGATCCGGCGCGCGTGCTGAGCGAGCCGCGGTTCCGCGGGGCCGTCCGCCGCGTCACGACCTGGATCGCGCAGTCGCGCGGCGCGCTCGAGAAACTGCGCACCCTCGGGCTCGCGTGCGCGTACGTGCCCTACGCGATCGACCCCGCGTGGCTGCACGCGCCGGGGGGCGAGGCGACGGGCGATGCACAGGCGAGCGCCTGGGCGAGCGGCGTGCGGGCGCGCCTGCCCGAGGGCGCGTACGTCATCGCGAACTTCCACCGCGACACCGCCGGCCCGGGGTACCGCGGCGGGGGCGTGGGCAACTGGGTCCCCAAGCTCGTCAAAGGGCCCGACCTGTTCGTCGAGATCCTCGCCGAACTGCGCCGGCGCGGGCGGAACGTCGCCGCCCTGCTCGCGGGCCCCCGGCGACACTGGGTGCGCGAGCGCCTGCGCGAGCGCGCCGTGCCGTACGCCTTCGCGGGGCATGAAACACCCGACGACGACTACCCGGGCGCGATCCTGCCCGCGGCGAAGATCCTGGCGCTCTACCGCGGAGCGGACCTGTGCCTGGTGACGAGCCGCTCCGAAGGCGGCCCGCGCGCGGTGCTCGAAGCGTCGGCCCTGGGCGTGCCGGTGCTGAGCACGCCCGTGGGCCTGGCGCCCGACGTGCTGAGCCCCGAGTGCCTGTACACCGACGTCGTCGAGGCGGTCGAGAAGATCGAGGCGGACATCGAGTCTCGCGCCGGCGCGTCCGCGCCGGACGCGGGCGGAACGCTCGCCCGGTTCGCGCCCGCGCACCGCGAGATCGTCCGTGCGCGCCACACGCCCGACGCGAACGTGCTCCGCTTCGTTGAGGTGTACGCGAACGCCGCGCGAGAGGCCGCGGCGAGATCGACCCCGTCGCCGATCACGTCGGCCGCGTCGGTGCGTTCCCCCGCGCGTGTGGCGCCCCCGAGGCGCGAGGGCGTCGTCTCGTTCTGGAACAACTTCACCCCGCCGCCCTGGGGCGGGGGCAACCAGTTCATGATGGCGCTCATGCACGCGGCGCAGCGCCGCGGCGTGCGCGTGGCGGCGAACGGGCAGAGCCCGGGCGAGGGCCGCGACGCCGGGGCCGCGCTCCGTGCGTCCGACTTCGCGGGGCACATCGTCAACTCCGTGCAGTTCCCCATCGACGCGTTCGAACGCCTCGTCGAGCCCGGCAGCGTCCGCGTCGTCCACCGCATCGACGGGCCCATCAGCACGCTGCGCGGCACGCCCGAATCGCTCGAACAGGACCGGCGCTGCTTCGACTTCAACGCCCGCTACGCGAGCGCCACGGTCATCCAGTCGTGGCACACGCTCACGAACATCGCCGCCCTGGGCTTCGACGTCGTGAACCCCGTGCTCGTGCTTAATGCCTGCGACCCCGCGATCTTCCGGCGCGCCGAGCGCCTGCGACGCCCGGGCGAACGCCTCCGCGTCATCGCGACCAGTTGGTCGCCCTCGCCCGGCAAGGGCGCGCCCGTGTACGAATGGCTGGACCGGAACCTCGACTTCGAGCGATTCGATGTCACGTTCGTGGGCAACTGCCCCGTCGCGATGCGACGCGTGCGCGTCGTCGAGCCCCAGCCCTCCGAGCGTCTGGCCGATCTGCTGCGCGAGCACGACGTCTATCTGACCGCGTCGCGCAACGACCCGTGCTCGAACGCGCTCATCGAGGGGCTCGCCTGCGGCCTGCCCGCGGTCTACCTGGATTCGGGCGGGCACCCCGAGCTCGCCGGGCTCGGGGGCGTGGCGTTCCGCAGGCCGTCGGAGATCCCCGCGGCGTTGGAGCGCATCCGCCGGCACTACGACGTGTACCGCAACCTGATCGTGACCGAGCCGCTCGACGAGGTGTGCGACAAGTACCTCGCGCTGCTGCTCGACGACCGCGTGTACCAGGTGTGA
- a CDS encoding class I SAM-dependent methyltransferase: MTQTLSTPRPPAVDPRVDDLAYSVRRYFVDEFFTRRVARLPPGARVVDIGGIKGRKRGQFDLDACDVRAIRVNTSAAASPDVVADAACIPLPDAQADAVIMGEVVEHLPDPVAALREAARLLRPGGELLATAPFMFRVHDDPIDVGRYTPYWWTTTLRACGFGDIAVEPQGMFFSVLAELLRGWALHLRDTDGFWPGVEAHAMPFVRWVRERALAHERSLGERAHPYYRSFATGYGVRAVRA; the protein is encoded by the coding sequence ATGACGCAGACCCTGAGCACCCCGCGACCACCGGCCGTCGACCCCCGCGTCGACGACCTGGCGTACTCCGTCCGGCGGTACTTCGTCGACGAGTTCTTCACGCGCCGCGTGGCGCGCTTGCCCCCGGGCGCCCGCGTCGTCGACATCGGCGGCATCAAGGGACGCAAGCGCGGGCAGTTCGACCTCGACGCCTGCGACGTCCGCGCCATCCGCGTCAACACGAGCGCGGCGGCGTCGCCCGATGTCGTCGCTGACGCGGCCTGCATCCCGCTGCCCGACGCCCAGGCCGACGCCGTCATCATGGGCGAGGTGGTCGAGCACCTGCCCGATCCCGTCGCGGCCCTGCGCGAGGCCGCCCGCCTGCTCCGCCCCGGGGGCGAACTGCTGGCGACCGCGCCGTTCATGTTCCGCGTGCACGACGATCCCATCGACGTCGGGCGCTACACCCCTTACTGGTGGACCACCACGCTGCGCGCCTGCGGCTTCGGCGACATCGCCGTCGAGCCCCAGGGCATGTTCTTCAGCGTGCTCGCCGAACTCCTGCGCGGCTGGGCCCTGCACCTGCGCGACACCGACGGGTTCTGGCCGGGCGTCGAGGCGCACGCCATGCCCTTCGTCCGCTGGGTGCGCGAGCGCGCCCTCGCCCACGAGCGATCACTCGGCGAGCGTGCGCACCCGTACTACCGGAGCTTCGCCACCGGCTACGGCGTGCGGGCGGTGCGCGCATGA
- a CDS encoding methyltransferase domain-containing protein — translation MTQVARHEVRWSPELLEADAPGAVEAFFRSLHGYAKRLSPEQRARVLFGLDARLYEWLGESAIESDGGLHPKHRLTRYHEFFVQRVRAGERVIDLGCGVGALACAIAQQAGAHVTGLDLSEANVRACRERAARAGVSERSSFDIGDITTTRVPGSFDVVVLSNVLEHLTQRAARLAVWRAWYGAERFLVRVPAFDRDWRVPFRKELGLEWRLDPTHETEYTRDQLRSELREAGLEVRECVAIWGEYWVEAHVPRPDPADAWRRQNAPGLSPDEYRRVQLERSLSLKDHDPGDRARRLIERMSDFVPTTPEPRILCVGCRNGHELDHLARAGYVHTLGIDLHAADPRVHVMDMHALDLQGASFDVVYASHSLEHALDPEKAAREWMRVLRPGGTIVIEVPVRYGRRGADLWDFESPQGVAALFPGTRVVWSEVGPQVGAPAQQAARVILRATAGA, via the coding sequence ACGCGAAGCGGCTCTCGCCCGAGCAGCGGGCGCGGGTGCTCTTCGGGCTCGACGCCCGCCTGTACGAGTGGCTGGGCGAGAGCGCCATCGAGTCTGACGGCGGGCTGCACCCCAAGCACCGCCTCACGCGCTACCACGAGTTCTTCGTCCAGCGCGTCCGCGCGGGCGAGCGGGTCATCGACCTGGGCTGCGGCGTGGGGGCGCTCGCCTGCGCGATCGCGCAGCAGGCCGGGGCGCACGTCACGGGCCTGGACCTCTCGGAAGCGAACGTGCGCGCATGCCGCGAACGGGCGGCACGCGCGGGCGTGTCCGAACGGTCGTCGTTCGACATCGGCGACATCACCACGACACGCGTCCCGGGGTCGTTCGACGTCGTCGTGCTCTCGAACGTGCTCGAGCACCTCACGCAGCGGGCGGCCCGCCTGGCGGTGTGGCGCGCGTGGTACGGCGCCGAGCGCTTCCTGGTCCGCGTGCCCGCGTTCGACCGCGACTGGCGCGTGCCGTTCCGCAAGGAACTGGGCCTCGAATGGCGCCTCGACCCGACGCACGAGACCGAGTACACGCGCGACCAACTGCGGAGCGAACTGCGCGAGGCGGGGCTCGAGGTGCGCGAGTGCGTCGCGATATGGGGCGAGTACTGGGTCGAAGCGCACGTCCCGCGCCCCGACCCGGCCGACGCCTGGCGCCGCCAGAACGCGCCGGGACTGTCGCCCGACGAGTACCGGCGGGTGCAACTGGAGCGCAGCCTGTCGCTGAAGGACCACGACCCGGGCGATCGGGCCCGCCGGCTGATCGAGCGCATGAGCGACTTTGTGCCCACGACGCCCGAGCCGCGGATCCTGTGCGTGGGCTGCCGCAACGGGCACGAGCTGGACCACCTGGCCCGGGCCGGCTACGTGCACACGCTGGGGATCGATCTGCACGCGGCCGATCCGCGCGTGCACGTGATGGACATGCACGCCCTGGACCTGCAGGGCGCGTCGTTCGACGTCGTGTACGCCTCGCACAGCCTCGAGCACGCGCTCGACCCCGAGAAGGCGGCCCGCGAGTGGATGCGCGTGCTGCGCCCGGGCGGCACGATCGTGATCGAGGTGCCCGTCCGCTACGGACGCCGCGGCGCGGACCTGTGGGACTTCGAGTCTCCCCAGGGCGTCGCCGCGCTCTTCCCCGGCACGCGCGTGGTGTGGAGCGAGGTCGGGCCGCAGGTCGGTGCGCCGGCGCAGCAGGCGGCCCGGGTCATCCTGCGAGCAACGGCGGGGGCCTGA